The Buchnera aphidicola (Formosaphis micheliae) nucleotide sequence ATAATTTTGGTAATATCATATAATATAGGTAATGGTAATTCTTTTCCCCAATTTATGTTTTCAAAACATTTCCCATTAATATTTGCGCCAATCATAAAATTTTTTAAATTTTTTAAAGAAATATCAGCTATTACAGTAATATTTAAACCAATAGGTCCTACATATTCTATATTACTTTTTGTTAGTTTATAAATTTCTTCTCGTGTAGCTGACACTATTGGTTTATGAACAATATCTATTTTTTCTAGCTTTTTTTTATCAATCATTTGATGATCTAGTATTAATAACCCTATTATTTTATTCTGATGATTTTTATTTGCTTTTACTAACACTGTTTTTACATAGTTTTGAATTTTTATGTTAGGTTTGTGTATTAAATTAAACATATTATTTTTTGATGTTGTGTTTGATTGATTTAATTTTGAAGTAAGTTCAGAAGATAATACAATAGGTTTTTTTATATTATTATTATTTGAATTTAAATTAGTAAATTGTTTTATTTGATTATTTGTATAAGAATAAAATTCATGAGAAATTTCACCACCCATTTCTCCATTATTGGCTTCTATATCTTTAACATTTAGTTTCATTCGTTTAAAAATATGTTGATATGTTGAATACATTATTTCATATGTTTTTTTTAATGAAGATGTATCTATATGGAAAGAATATGCATCTTTCATTATAAATTCTTTTGATCTAATAGTACCAAAACGTGGACGTATTTCATCTCTAAATTTTGTATGTATTTGATATAGTATAATTGGCAATTGTTTATAAGAGTGTATTTCGTTTTTTATTAAATATGTTATGATTTCTTCATGAGTAGGTCCTAATATATATATATTACTACGTCTATCAGTCATAGTTAGTAACTCTTTACCATATGTATTCCATCGATCACTTGTTTTCCATAAGTGAATTGGTTGTAATATAGGTAAACATATTTCTATAGCACCTATTTTATTCAGTTCCTCTCTGATTATGTTTTCTATTTTTTTTATTACTCGTAATCCAGTAGGTAACCAAGTATATACGCCAGATGTTACTTTACGAATCATACCAGATCTTAACATTAATTGATGACTAATTGTTTCGATATTATGAGGCATTTCTTTTAAAGTACAAAAAAAATATTTACTTGCTCGCATTTTTTATCTCGTTTTAATATGAAAATTATTTTCAATGTATGTAATTAATTTTAAGTTTATGAATAAAGTTATATTTAGTATATATTAATTGAGTATTGATATAAAGTTTTTACATATTATGCTAGTATTTTAGCATAAATATTTATTTATATAAAAAATAGATATTAAGGTTTAATATATGAATGACGATAAAACAGAAAATCCAACTCATTATAGATATAAAAAAATTTATAAAACAGGTAAAATTCGGTATTCTCAAGAATTAAGTTCATTTATTATTTTGAGTATAGGTTTTATTTTTTTATGGTTTTATAAGGATATAATAATACAAAAAATATTTACTATGTTCTTGTATAGTTTTCGTTTTGATCATTCTATGATTAATAATGTTAACTTCATTAATGTTGAGACTAATGATTTAATTTTTATTATTTTTTATTTTCTTATTTTGATTTTTATTCCTACTTTAATAACTGTATTAGTTTCAAAATTTTTTGGAGGAATAGCTTTTAACTTTTTATCATTTAAATTTAATTTAGGTGTATTTAATCCATTAAAAGGATTTAAAAAAATATTTTCTTATCAAACATTATTAATGCTAATAAAAATTAGTATAAAAATATTTTTAATGTTAAGTATTACTATATTTTTCTTTTTGACATATACAGATAAAATATTAACATTAATTCACTATACACCAAAAATAGCATTAAAAATTGGATATAATATAATAGAAAAATTTTGTTTTTTGTTTTTAGGTATATTTTTTATAGTGGTTGTATTTGATATTTTTTTAGAGAATTATGGTTATAAAAAACAATTTAAAATGAGTCGTAAAGAAGTTAAAGATGAATTAAAACAAATGGAAGGAGATCCTTATGTAAAGAGAAGAATACGTCAAGCAATGAAAACATTAGCACATCGCAGAATGTTTTCAGATATTAAAAAAGCTGATGTGATTATTATAAACCCTGTACATTATTCGATTGCATTGTCATATGATAAAAAAAATATGAATGCTCCTAAAATTTTAGCTAAAGGAGCAGGTGAATTGGCAAATAAAATTCGTTGTACTGGTAAAAAATATTTAATTCCAATAATTACAGCACCGATTTTGGCTCGTTATTTATATTTTCATACTCAAGTAGGTCAATATATTCCTAGTTCTTTATACAAAGTAATTTCTGAAGTATTAGCTTGGGTTTGGAAATTGAGAATTTGGAAAGAACATGGAGGGATATATCCTCAACCTCCAGAAAATTTATTAATTCCTTCAAATTTAAATAATTGGAATAAGGATAATATAAATGATTAATTTTTTAAAGTATTTGCAAATTAAAGAATGGCAAACTTTATCAGGACCAGTATTAATTTTAATAATTTTATCTATGATGGTTTTACCCTTTCCGCCTGTTTTATTAGATATATTTTTTACTTTTAATATTGTATTATCAATTATTATATTATTAGTAGCTATGTTAACAAAAAAGACATTAGATTTTATAGCTTTTCCTACTATTTTGTTATTTTCTACTTTATTACGTTTAGCTTTAAATATTGCTTCTACTAGAGTTATTTTATTATATGGTCATACTGGAGTAAATTCAGCTGGAAATGTAATTAAATCATTTGGTCATTTTTTAGTTGGAGGAAATTATGCTATAGGTATAGTTATTTTTATTATATTGGTGATTATTAATTTTATGGTAATTACTAAGGGTGCTAATCGAATAGCAGAAGTAGGTGCCAGATTTACTTTAGATGGTATGCCTGGAAAACAAATGGCAATCGATGCTGATTTAAATGCAGGATTAATTGGAGAAAAAATAGCAAAAGAAAGACGATTAGAAATATCTAGAGAAGCAGATTTTTATGGATCTATGGATGGAGCAAGTAAATTTGTTAGAGGAGACGCTATATCTGGTATTTTGATAATGATTGTTAATATTTTAGGTGGTTTAATTATTGGTATTGCTCAACACAATATGAGTTTTATAAAAGCAATAGAAGTATATACAATTTTAACTATTGGAGATGGATTAGTAGCTCAAATTCCAGCTTTAGTAATTTCTATGGCTGCAGGGGTAATAGTAACTCGTGTTTCTACAGAGGAAAATTTAGGTGAACAAATTATTCGTCAGTTATTTTATAACCCTCAAGTTATTTTATTAAGTGGAATTGTTTTAGGAATATTAGGTTTAGTACCAGGTATGCCAAGTATGGTTTTTTTATCATTTACTATTATATTATTTTTATTATCAGGATGGTTATTTAGAAACAATACAGGCGTAAAATTATTTTTTTTAGGTAATAAAAAAAATAATTTTAAAGATGTAAATAAGGAAATAGAAGTATCTTGGAATGATATTAAGTTAGAAGATATGATAAGAATAGAAATAGGTCATGGATTAATTTCTATTGTTGATAATCAAAAAGATAATCAATTATTACATTTACTTCGTAGTATTAGAAAAAAATATGCTATAGAAATAGGTTTTTTACCACCATTAATAAATATTAGAAATAACAGTAGTTTATCTTTGAATGCTTATAGAATTTTAATAAAAGGAGTAGAAGTAGCTAATTATACAGTTTATTTGGAACATCTTATAGCTATAAACATGAGTAATATTTCTAAAACACTTAAAGGTATTAAAGTTTTTGAACCAATATTTAATTTTCCTGCATATTGGATTACTTTAGATTTAAAAAATGAAGCAAAAAACAAAGGATTTACTGTTATAGATTCTAGTACAGTAATAGCAACACATGTAAATAAAATAATGAACGAACATATGAGTGAATTATTTGGTAGACAGGAAGCACAAGATCTATTGCGTTATGTATCAAATATAATGCCGTTTTTAACTGAAGATTTAGTTCCTAATATAATTAGTTTAACTACATTTCATAAAGTATTGCAAAATTTATTATTAGAACATGTTAGTATTAAAGATATGAGAACTATTATAGAGACTTTAATAGAATTTTCTGATTTAAAGAAAGATAATGTCGATACTTTAACAAATATGGTACGTATATCTTTGAGTAAATCAATAATGCAAAATTTATTTAAAAAAGATAAAATGTATGTTATTGGACTTGATACTCAATTAGAAAACTTATTATTACAAGCATTACAAAATAATCAAAATAGTATTGAACCGAGTTTGTTTAGTGAGTTGATAAAAGATTTGGATGTAGCAATAAATAATCAAAAATCTATGGGTGTACTACCAGTTTTACTAGTTCATCATGCTTTACGTGTATTTTTGTTCAGATTATTACATGAAATTTTTTCTGAATTACATGTAATTTCTAATTTAGAAGTTTCTGATTCCAAAGAGATACGTATAAGTAGTATAATTGGACAAAAAAAATAGTATAATTCTATTTTTATTATTTTTTATTGATTTTATATTTATATTTAATATTTAAAATAAAAAATAAATTATTTATTTAAAATATTAAATGTAGTTCATGGTATAAATACCTAACAAATTTAATCCTTTTTTAATAGTTTTAGCTGTTAAAAAAGATAGTTTTAATCGACTATGAGAGATGGCTGTTTTTTTCGCAAATAGAATAGAACAATTTTCATAAAATTTAGAAAATGTTCCAGATAATTGATATAGATAATTACATATAACGTGAGGTGTACCTTGATTTGCTGCGTATAATATTTTTTCTTCAAATTGTAATAAATGTAATGCTAATTCAATTTCATATGGTTCTATGAGTTGTATTTTTGATGTGATTTTTGTCACGTCAATATTCGATTTTTTCATTATTGATATAATTCTAGTATAAGCATATTGAATATATAATGCTGTATTACCTTCAAAAGATAACATTTCATCCCAGTTGAAAATATAGTCTGTAGTTCTATTTTTACGAAGATCAGCATATTTTATAGCTCCAATACCGATAATTGTTGATAATTTTTCTGTATCTTTTGCAGACAAATGGGGATTTTTTTTAAGTAGTATGTTTTTGGCTTTATCGATTCCTTCATTTAGTAAAATATTTAATTTAACGGTATTTCCTGAGCGAGTTTTAAATGGATGTCTATTTTTAGATAAAATCATTCCAAACATATGATGTTCAAGTAATACATGTTTAGATACATATCCAGCTTTTCTAGCTATTTCCCATATTTGTAATAAATATTGATGTTGTCTGGAATCAGTATAATAAATTATTTTATCAGCTTTCAATATTTCACATCTATATTTTATACAAGCAATATCTATTATTGCATATACATAACCGCCATCTTTCTTTTTTATTATTACCCCCATAGGATGGCCTTGTCTATTTTTAATTTTATCTAGTAATACAACTAAGGCACCTTGATTGTATACTGCAATTCCTTTATTTTTGAGATCTTCTGTAATTTTTGGTAGCATAGTATTATATGCGCTTTCACCCATAATATGTTTATCTTGTAATGTAATATGTAGTTTTTTATATATTGTTTTATTATAGTTTATAGTTGCTTGGGTCATTTTTTTCCATAAATATTGACAATATAAATCACCAGATTGTAATTTGACAACATACTGTCTAGATAATTTTGCGAAATTCTGGTCTTCGTCATATTTTTTTTTAGCTTTTTGATATAATTTTTCAATATTTTTTAAGGATATATTTTTTATAAAATCGAAATTTTTATTAACTTTTAAATATGCAAGTAACATACCGAATTGAGTTCCCCAATCGCCAATATGGTTAACGCGAATTACATTATGACCAATAAATTCTAATATTCGAACAGTAGCATCACCTATAATAGTAGAACGTAAATGACCTATATGCATTTCTTTTGCTATATTTGGTGAAGAATAATCTACTATAATAGTTTCAGGTGATATAGGAGCAATACCTAATGTATGTGAATGTATATTTATATCTAAAATTTTAGACAACCATTGTCTATTGAGTATAATATTAATGAATCCAGGCTTTGATACTGAAATATTTTCATATATATTATTTTTTTTTATTAATTTAATTATATTTTTTGCAAAATTGTAAGGATCTGTTTTTAATTGTTTAGCGATTTTCATGATGGCATTAGATTGATAATCTCCTATATGCATTTTAGAAGTTTTAAATATTTCAAGATTATAGTTTTCTGATACACCAAAATTTATTAAAGCTTTTTTTATATCTGTTGAAATGATTTTTTGTATATTCATATTTAGAGCCTAATTTATTTTATTTTTTACTGTTAATAGCTATTTTTTTAGGATAGAATATTATATCTACATTAGATATGATATATTTAATATTATAAAATATTTTACTAATTTTATAAAGATATAATGTTTTATGATGAACTGATTTTTATTATTTTTATTAAATGATGATAAAATATTATTTTATTTATTTTAAATACATAAAAAGATTGACAAAGTATTAAAAAAGCTTTAATATCAAATAAAGTTTAACAATCATGCTCTTTAAAAAAATATTAGATAATTAGTGTGGGCACATCAAAATAAGTCAAGTTTTTAACACTTATTTGGTCTTAAATTTTATTTAAGTAAAAGTTTTTCAATTGAAGAGTTTGATCATGGCTCAGATTGAACGCTGGCGGCAAGCCTAACACATGCAAGTCGAGCGGCAACGAGAAAAAGTTAATCGCTTTTTTGGCGGCGAGCGGCAAACGGGTGAGTAATGTCTGGGGATCTACCCGATAGAGGGGGATAACCATTGGAAACGGTGGCTAATACCGCATAATGTTTGTAAAAACCAAAATGGGGGACTTGTTAATTTAAAAGCCTCATGCTTTCGGATGAACCCAGATGAGATTAGCTTGATGGTAAGGTAAAAGCTTACCATGGCTACGATCTCTAGCTGGTCTGAGAGGATAACCAGCCACACTGGAACTGAGACACGGTCCAGACTCCTACGGGAGGCAGCAGTGGGGAATATTGCACAATGGGCGAAAGCCTGATGCAGCTATGCCGCGTGTATGAAGAAGGCCTTAGGGTTGTAAAGTACTTTCAGCGGGGAGGAAAAAGAATTAATTAATACTTATTTCTTCTGACGTTACCCGCATAAGAAGCACCGGCTAACTCCGTGCCAGCAGCCGCGGTAATACGGAGGGTGCTAGCGTTAATCAGAATTACTGGGCGTAAAGAGCGCGTAGGTGGTTTTTTAAGTCAGATGTGAAAGCCCTGGGCTCAACCTAGGAACGGCATTTGAAACTGAAAAGACTAGAGTATCGTAGAGGGAGGTAGAATTCTAGGTGTAGCGGTGAAATGCGTAGATATCTGGAGGAATACCTGTGGCGAAAGCGGCCTCCTAAACGAATACTGACACTGAGGTGCGAAAGCGTGGGGAGCAAACAGGATTAGATACCCTGGTAGTCCATGCTGTAAACGATGTCAACTTGGAGGTTGTTTCCTTGAGAAGTGACTTCCGAAGCTAACGCATTAAGTTGACCGCCTGGGGAGTACGGTCGCAAGGCTAAAACTCAAATGAATTGACGGGGGCCCGCACAAGCGGTGGAGCATGTGGTTTAATTCGATGCAACGCGAAAAACCTTACCTGGTCTTGACATCCACAGAATTCCACAGAGATGAGGAAGTGCCTTAGGGAGCTGTGAGACAGGTGCTGCATGGCTGTCGTCAGCTCGTGTTGTGAAATGTTGGGTTAAGTCCCGCAACGAGCGCAACCCTTATCCCCTGTTGCCATCGGTTAGGCCGGGAACTCAGAGGAGACTGCCGGTTATAAACCGGAGGAAGGTGGGGACGACGTCAAGTCATCATGGCCCTTACGACCAGGGCTACACACGTGCTACAATGGTGTATACAAAGAGAAGCAACTCTGCAAAGATAAGCAAACCTCATAAAGTACATCGTAGTCCGGACTGGAGTCTGCAACTCGACTCCATGAAGTAGGAATCGCTAGTAATCGTAGATCAGAATGCTACGGTGAATACGTTCCCGGGCCTTGTACACACCGCCCGTCACACCATGGGAGTGTATTGCAAAAGAAGCAGGTAGCTTAACCTATTTTATAGGATGGCGCTTACCACTTTGTGAT carries:
- the flhA gene encoding flagellar biosynthesis protein FlhA, with product MINFLKYLQIKEWQTLSGPVLILIILSMMVLPFPPVLLDIFFTFNIVLSIIILLVAMLTKKTLDFIAFPTILLFSTLLRLALNIASTRVILLYGHTGVNSAGNVIKSFGHFLVGGNYAIGIVIFIILVIINFMVITKGANRIAEVGARFTLDGMPGKQMAIDADLNAGLIGEKIAKERRLEISREADFYGSMDGASKFVRGDAISGILIMIVNILGGLIIGIAQHNMSFIKAIEVYTILTIGDGLVAQIPALVISMAAGVIVTRVSTEENLGEQIIRQLFYNPQVILLSGIVLGILGLVPGMPSMVFLSFTIILFLLSGWLFRNNTGVKLFFLGNKKNNFKDVNKEIEVSWNDIKLEDMIRIEIGHGLISIVDNQKDNQLLHLLRSIRKKYAIEIGFLPPLINIRNNSSLSLNAYRILIKGVEVANYTVYLEHLIAINMSNISKTLKGIKVFEPIFNFPAYWITLDLKNEAKNKGFTVIDSSTVIATHVNKIMNEHMSELFGRQEAQDLLRYVSNIMPFLTEDLVPNIISLTTFHKVLQNLLLEHVSIKDMRTIIETLIEFSDLKKDNVDTLTNMVRISLSKSIMQNLFKKDKMYVIGLDTQLENLLLQALQNNQNSIEPSLFSELIKDLDVAINNQKSMGVLPVLLVHHALRVFLFRLLHEIFSELHVISNLEVSDSKEIRISSIIGQKK
- a CDS encoding flagellar type III secretion system protein FlhB, whose translation is MNDDKTENPTHYRYKKIYKTGKIRYSQELSSFIILSIGFIFLWFYKDIIIQKIFTMFLYSFRFDHSMINNVNFINVETNDLIFIIFYFLILIFIPTLITVLVSKFFGGIAFNFLSFKFNLGVFNPLKGFKKIFSYQTLLMLIKISIKIFLMLSITIFFFLTYTDKILTLIHYTPKIALKIGYNIIEKFCFLFLGIFFIVVVFDIFLENYGYKKQFKMSRKEVKDELKQMEGDPYVKRRIRQAMKTLAHRRMFSDIKKADVIIINPVHYSIALSYDKKNMNAPKILAKGAGELANKIRCTGKKYLIPIITAPILARYLYFHTQVGQYIPSSLYKVISEVLAWVWKLRIWKEHGGIYPQPPENLLIPSNLNNWNKDNIND
- a CDS encoding proline--tRNA ligase, which produces MRASKYFFCTLKEMPHNIETISHQLMLRSGMIRKVTSGVYTWLPTGLRVIKKIENIIREELNKIGAIEICLPILQPIHLWKTSDRWNTYGKELLTMTDRRSNIYILGPTHEEIITYLIKNEIHSYKQLPIILYQIHTKFRDEIRPRFGTIRSKEFIMKDAYSFHIDTSSLKKTYEIMYSTYQHIFKRMKLNVKDIEANNGEMGGEISHEFYSYTNNQIKQFTNLNSNNNNIKKPIVLSSELTSKLNQSNTTSKNNMFNLIHKPNIKIQNYVKTVLVKANKNHQNKIIGLLILDHQMIDKKKLEKIDIVHKPIVSATREEIYKLTKSNIEYVGPIGLNITVIADISLKNLKNFMIGANINGKCFENINWGKELPLPILYDITKIITKKDSHKYTLKPMNNIEIGHIFQLEDKYSKKLNATIINKNNKKNFLRMGCYGIGITRIISAIIEQNYDQQGIIWNNALSPFQSVIIPINRNKSIAVKNASEDLYVKLKKQGIETLLDDRDLSPGIMFSEMELIGIPHFIIISERYIHKNCVEYKSRSEYKKKLINIEQIIYFITEQINK
- the argS gene encoding arginine--tRNA ligase codes for the protein MNIQKIISTDIKKALINFGVSENYNLEIFKTSKMHIGDYQSNAIMKIAKQLKTDPYNFAKNIIKLIKKNNIYENISVSKPGFINIILNRQWLSKILDINIHSHTLGIAPISPETIIVDYSSPNIAKEMHIGHLRSTIIGDATVRILEFIGHNVIRVNHIGDWGTQFGMLLAYLKVNKNFDFIKNISLKNIEKLYQKAKKKYDEDQNFAKLSRQYVVKLQSGDLYCQYLWKKMTQATINYNKTIYKKLHITLQDKHIMGESAYNTMLPKITEDLKNKGIAVYNQGALVVLLDKIKNRQGHPMGVIIKKKDGGYVYAIIDIACIKYRCEILKADKIIYYTDSRQHQYLLQIWEIARKAGYVSKHVLLEHHMFGMILSKNRHPFKTRSGNTVKLNILLNEGIDKAKNILLKKNPHLSAKDTEKLSTIIGIGAIKYADLRKNRTTDYIFNWDEMLSFEGNTALYIQYAYTRIISIMKKSNIDVTKITSKIQLIEPYEIELALHLLQFEEKILYAANQGTPHVICNYLYQLSGTFSKFYENCSILFAKKTAISHSRLKLSFLTAKTIKKGLNLLGIYTMNYI